The Ficedula albicollis isolate OC2 chromosome 1, FicAlb1.5, whole genome shotgun sequence nucleotide sequence ACCAACCTCACAAACACTTCAGGGTTTAGCTGTGCCACAGACCTAAACCCTCACAGTCTTCTGAGGTTACAGCACTCACACAGCAGGCAACACTGCGAGGGCTAAACAGGTCCATTATCTTATAGAATATATTAATGTATTAATCTTACAGAATATATTAGGTTTTTGGTAGGAATACACATCTAGATCAGCTTACCTTGTAACTCTGTAGTATCTTTTTCCAGCCCTTCTGTAGTTGTTTCTTCAGGCTTCTCCAACTCAGCAGTCCCAGGCTTCCCATCTATGGTATCAGTCTTAATAGTACCAAGGTTTACCAAAAGCTGCATGACATCAAACTTCTCAGAAACTGCAATGTTCTCCAGCACTTTGAGGCATTTAAATGATTTAAGTTCACTCACGTTTTCCTCAAGAAAGAGGAGGTAAAGGCTTAAGTCATCAAAATGATTTGACTTAAGTTTCAGAACATCAAAAGTTGGCAAGATTTCATACACTTTGAGAATACCTGAATTCCACCTCCATGGAACAAACATTGCATACACTACCAGAGGCATCACCAGCAGATAGACTATCAAGTTAATATAGCTGAGTACCTTGAAGACACCAACAGCAATAAGCTTGCACTGAACCACTTCTGGAACAGTTGTGTCATTCTTTAGGATCCCAGTTTTGATAGTGCAGAGAAACTCATCACTCAAAGAGGAGAGACTAATGTAGTAGCCCAGATAGAGGCatgcaatgaaaataattactaGTGTGAGCAAACGGCATataatgtatttaattattaaGCACTTGGAattcttttttgtcttcaggTACTGCTCCACAATTGGGTATTTAAAGTAGCTTTCAGATATTTCCCACAgactgaaaaagagagaaaaaaacatcaaattaTATAAGTATATTCACCGACCTAAAATATCAACAAAACCTAGTACTCTAAAAGAGATAAAAGACCGGAAACCTTCTTAAAATCATAGAACCACAGTATGGCTTGCATTAGAAGGGTTCTTTAAACATCATTATTTCCAACCAattcccctgctctgccatggtcagggacaccttccactagaccaggttgctcaaagccccaccGAACCCGGCCCTGAGCACTTCCAAAAGTGGGGCttccacaacttccctgggcaacctgtgccagcctcaccactctcacagggaagaattttttcctaatgcctaatctaaacctacttcctttcagtttaaagccattcttccttgtcctgtcactacacaCCCCTCTAAAAACCCCCTCTCCAGTTTTTTTGTATATCCCTTTTAGATACTGGAAGGTGCCTTAAGGTCTCCCTGGACCCTTCCCTTCTTTATtctgaacaaccccagctttCCCAACCTGTATCTGTAGAAGAGGTGttccatccctctaatcatcTTGATAATCTTCCTCCAGACCTACTCCAACATGCTCACATCCTCTTATTCAGGTAAATCAAGGGTAATTTTATTGAAGGCAATAGAAAACCAATAGAATAGcagataaatgaaaaatagcaaCACTCTAATGCAGGAAAATTGCAAACTTTTTAACTTTCTTAACTTTGTTACGAAACAAAGAGTTCAAAtcctggaaaatgagaaaaaatatagaGCCCtcatggcaaaaaaattatttttgttcaagTACGAAACAGGAGCAGTAAGCAAATCCATGTGGAAAAGCAGACTCTCCAAGCATTTGTTCAATAATAGAACAATAGAAGGCTTTGTACTTGTCAAGACCTAACTCCACACTTCAAAGAAGAAACCCAAGTCCCCACTGCACTACTCATACCCTCACATATAGAGACAAACAGGTACCCTGACCTAGAACAAGGCAGGAACTGGATCCAGTTGGAACAGTGCACCAACTTGACCAGAAGGGGAGGGGATTGCTCTTGTGGGTTTTGATGATTGGGgtttttaatcattttttttGACCAGAAGCTTTGCAGAGCTAGGTCTCAAAGAACAAGAGATGACAAGTAACTTGACAGCGTGCAAGCGACTGTCAAGAACATTGAGAACTGAGGACTGAAGTATCTCTTTTCTTACTCTGTGATGCGCAAAACTACTTAACACCTACTGCAACTAAAGAAATCAGAACATCTCAAGTAATAAGCAATCTGAAGAGCTCATtacatgttttctttgaaaaaagaaaatggtaaGTTCCAGCTCCAAGTGCCAAAGTAATCATTTCAGATATCTCCTTTTTTTCAACCAAACTTAAAATTGTGTCAGGTCACCATTCAAACTTTTGCAATAAAATTCTAAGGGAGTACAGATGTCACATCTGTTACAAACTTgaagaaaagagcagagagagcCAAGCCCCAACATCTTACCTCTGTGTCAAGTTCTCATTAGCAGCTGGAATTAAGTCAGTAGGGTCCTTGGTGTCTCCACTTCGAATGCTATTAGCAGCTTTGATTGCCCTGTTATAGGCTTTGTCAAGTTCTTCCATGATAAATTTCAGGTCTGAGGAAAGGTGAGGTGCTGCAGTGAAGCGCCAGAACAAACATGGCAGATACAGCAGGATAGCAACAAGCAGAAGGATGTATGGGAAgaactgcaggagaaaaaaaccctgattaGGCTTCACCTGCATAAGTAATACATCAGCCAACCACCATCATTCTCCATAAGCATTAGGCTTCCTAGAGGCCTATTAAATCTCTATAATTGTATTTAAATCCTTCTCCTAAAACCCAAGTTTGTGATTATTTGGGATATGCAGGGAAGCGAAATCTCTTTTCAGACAGCTCCAGTAACTTTGCTGCTGCTTAGAGCTTCCTcccactgaaggaaaaagaaacccacagAATAAAGGTGCCATGatcctgaaaacattttcaatcCTCTGCATATTGAGAACTGCTGGAGATGAAAGAATAAAGGTGCCATGatcctgaaaacattttcagtccTCTGCATATTGAGAACTGCTGGAGATGACATTATGAAAGATAGCATTAACCTGGGGAGACACAAatagcaaagcaaagcagctatCAGAAGGGATGACTGAAAGAATAAGACAGCGTCATCAAACTCTCCCTCCTCAATGTGTCACCACTCATAGCAACgaaaacatttcaaataccAGCAAaatctttcctgctttccattAGCTGTCAGAAGGTTAATGGATAGAGCTGttacagctctgcctctgcctgcaaACACACATCTCTTCAGAGTGCATCCAGGGACTGCAAAGGATGTAAGTGTGGCTGTAATACTTCAgggtatttaaatattttcacataaCACCTAAATGGAAACCAACACACAGCATCAGAATGGTCTGGTGGCAATGCAGCACTGAGAAGTCAGCCCTTACACAGTCACAACTGCTTAGGGAAAGGGCTGAACCACGTATAAAACATGAGTGTGAAGttttcccatctttcttctATACATCAACAAGTAGTTTTTGTCATGCAATTTTAACTCTAATTCcttgcagctgcaggaaagatggtGTTTTCTACATACTCAGACATTATATTTGAAGTATAAAATCATACATAACATTACCCTTACAGAGACACGATGTAAGACCTGGTTAGACAAgcagtttttaagaaaatgtacTGCAAATTCGGCCAACCTCTAATTCATCACATTCAGGTTTTCACAGCAAGCACACTTAACTCAATTCAACCATCAGTTAATAAGGAACTTTAAATTAGTTGAACAAATATGAAATAGATGTAAGATATCACAAGTGTTACAGACATGTTCCCATGCACATTCATTGGCAAAGCCAGTGGAGATTTTTAGAGGAAGCTTGAACTGAAGTCATTAATCAATGCAAGTGGAAAAGCTACACGTACATTTGCATGTATTTAACAAGATGAAAATCTGGACCTAATATAACTATGTTAACTTGTGTTTGCATTAACCAAGAGAGATTAAAGTTTTGCATGCACAAAGTAAGTAATCTGATGTTATGGAACATTTTATTCAGGAAAATTACTACTAATATCACCTACCATTAAAGCAAAACCCTGTGTTATTATTGGCAGTAGGAATGCATATGATGTATCAAACCTCAAATGACTGGCTTCCCCCACCCACCCACAGCAATCCACGAAAACTCTGCAGCACTCTGCCCTCACTactgcctctccttcctctttaCACAACAGA carries:
- the PANX1 gene encoding pannexin-1 — its product is MAIAHIATEYVFSDFLLKEPPETRYKGLRLELALDKMMVTCIAVGLPLLLISLAFAQEVSIGAQISCFAPSSFSWRQAAYVDSYCWAAVQQKQPSHNNLENIPLWLHKFFPYILLLVAILLYLPCLFWRFTAAPHLSSDLKFIMEELDKAYNRAIKAANSIRSGDTKDPTDLIPAANENLTQSLWEISESYFKYPIVEQYLKTKKNSKCLIIKYIICRLLTLVIIFIACLYLGYYISLSSLSDEFLCTIKTGILKNDTTVPEVVQCKLIAVGVFKVLSYINLIVYLLVMPLVVYAMFVPWRWNSGILKVYEILPTFDVLKLKSNHFDDLSLYLLFLEENVSELKSFKCLKVLENIAVSEKFDVMQLLVNLGTIKTDTIDGKPGTAELEKPEETTTEGLEKDTTELQVLADRDAGASVNTREDKRLRQRLIDSSC